A window of the Pseudomonas gozinkensis genome harbors these coding sequences:
- a CDS encoding MFS transporter — MNNVAVSIEDVPLNGFHRLLTIRSAGGSFVDGYVLSIIGVALVHMSRSLALDDFWEGMIAASALIGIFFGGFLGGWLTDVLGRKRLLFVGPSLFIVASLAQLWVDSAVALFFLRLLLGVAVGIEYPVATSLLVEFMPRKYRGPRLATLTIMWFAGAATAYVVGELMFKLWGSDAWRLVLASAAIIGAMLFLVRIGTPESPRWLLSKGRAAEAEAIIKQVYGNDFSLANLPEHRVGEKLTIFNLLHSGYGKRMLFVVVFWTCSVVPLFAVYAFAPKVLAALNLQGDWSSMGSVAITLFFVIGCVISTRIINRVGRRNLLIYSFLCSGLALLGLAVSHAGPNALVLAFFAVYALFIGGAQVLTLVYPNELFPTEIRAFAVGVGTSLSRIGAAAGTYLVPVSLSTLGIAQTMYIAAAVTLVGLVLSWVLAPETRSLNLQQAASLN; from the coding sequence ATGAACAACGTTGCTGTATCAATCGAGGACGTACCGCTCAATGGCTTTCATCGTCTGCTGACGATCCGTTCGGCCGGTGGCTCCTTTGTCGACGGGTATGTTCTGAGCATCATCGGTGTGGCACTGGTGCACATGTCCAGGTCTCTGGCGCTGGACGATTTCTGGGAAGGCATGATCGCCGCCTCGGCGCTGATCGGCATTTTCTTCGGCGGTTTTCTCGGCGGCTGGCTGACCGATGTGCTGGGGCGCAAGCGTCTGCTGTTTGTCGGGCCGAGCCTGTTCATCGTGGCGTCGCTGGCGCAGTTGTGGGTCGACTCGGCGGTGGCGCTGTTTTTTCTGCGGCTGTTGCTGGGAGTGGCGGTCGGCATCGAGTACCCGGTCGCGACTTCGCTGCTGGTCGAGTTCATGCCGCGCAAATATCGCGGCCCGCGTCTGGCGACGCTGACGATCATGTGGTTCGCCGGGGCCGCAACGGCGTATGTGGTGGGCGAGCTGATGTTCAAGCTGTGGGGCTCCGATGCCTGGCGGCTGGTGCTGGCCAGCGCGGCGATCATCGGCGCCATGCTGTTTCTGGTGCGCATCGGCACCCCCGAGTCGCCGCGCTGGCTGCTGAGCAAGGGCCGCGCCGCCGAAGCCGAAGCGATCATCAAACAGGTCTACGGCAACGATTTCTCCCTGGCCAATCTCCCCGAACATCGCGTGGGCGAGAAGCTGACGATCTTCAATCTGCTGCACTCCGGCTACGGCAAACGCATGCTGTTTGTCGTGGTGTTCTGGACCTGCTCGGTGGTGCCGCTGTTCGCCGTGTATGCCTTTGCGCCGAAGGTGCTGGCCGCGCTGAATCTGCAGGGCGACTGGTCGTCCATGGGGTCGGTGGCGATTACCTTGTTCTTTGTCATCGGCTGCGTGATTTCGACCCGGATCATCAACCGCGTCGGCCGACGCAATCTGCTGATCTACAGCTTTCTCTGCTCCGGCCTTGCGCTGCTCGGGCTGGCCGTCAGTCATGCCGGGCCCAATGCGCTGGTGCTCGCCTTCTTTGCCGTTTACGCCTTGTTCATCGGCGGCGCCCAGGTGCTGACGCTGGTGTACCCCAATGAACTGTTTCCCACGGAAATCCGAGCCTTCGCGGTCGGGGTCGGCACTTCACTGTCGCGCATCGGCGCAGCGGCGGGGACCTATCTGGTGCCGGTTTCCCTGAGCACGCTGGGCATTGCCCAGACCATGTACATCGCGGCGGCCGTCACGTTGGTCGGCCTGGTGCTGTCGTGGGTGCTCGCGCCGGAAACCCGCTCGCTCAACCTGCAACAGGCTGCCTCGCTGAATTGA
- a CDS encoding quaternary amine ABC transporter ATP-binding protein — MTRSDEIICVKNVYKVFGTQPSLAMKLIEEGASKAEVFKKTGQAIGVFDASFSVKRGEIFVIMGLSGSGKSTMVRLFNRLIEPTSGSIFLNGREITGLGDKDLLQVRRKDMGMVFQSFALMPHMSVIDNVSFGLEISGVSEKERYCRAMGALEQVGLSGQEMCFPHQLSGGMQQRVGLARALANDPAILLMDEAFSALDPMIRSEMQGELIKLQAEQDRTIIFISHDIEEAVRIGHRIAIMEGGRVVQIGTPRELLCNPVNKYVRDFFNGFDTSRILRAGDIAQTDSGIVYEPGRQTPIKADASLREIFHLVAASSTPMPVVDEVGLYKGSISQGHLLSCLGNS; from the coding sequence ATGACTCGCTCCGACGAAATAATTTGCGTAAAGAATGTTTATAAAGTCTTCGGTACTCAGCCATCACTGGCCATGAAGTTGATCGAAGAAGGCGCATCGAAAGCGGAAGTTTTCAAAAAGACCGGCCAGGCCATCGGTGTATTCGATGCCAGCTTCTCGGTCAAACGAGGCGAGATCTTTGTCATCATGGGTTTGTCCGGTTCCGGCAAATCGACCATGGTTCGACTGTTCAATCGCCTGATCGAACCGACCTCCGGCAGCATCTTTCTGAATGGCCGGGAAATCACCGGCCTGGGCGACAAGGACCTGTTGCAGGTGCGCCGCAAAGACATGGGCATGGTCTTCCAGTCGTTTGCCCTGATGCCGCACATGAGCGTCATTGACAACGTCAGCTTCGGCCTGGAAATCAGCGGTGTCAGCGAAAAGGAACGCTACTGCCGGGCCATGGGCGCTCTTGAGCAAGTCGGGCTTTCCGGGCAGGAAATGTGCTTTCCTCACCAACTCTCCGGCGGCATGCAACAGCGGGTCGGACTGGCCCGGGCGCTGGCCAACGATCCGGCCATCCTGCTCATGGACGAAGCGTTCTCCGCGCTCGATCCGATGATCCGCAGCGAAATGCAGGGCGAGCTGATCAAGCTTCAGGCCGAGCAGGATCGCACCATCATTTTCATCTCCCACGACATTGAAGAAGCCGTTCGCATCGGTCACCGCATCGCGATCATGGAGGGCGGGCGCGTGGTGCAGATCGGCACGCCCCGTGAGCTGCTGTGCAACCCGGTGAACAAATATGTCCGGGATTTCTTCAACGGTTTCGACACCAGCCGGATATTGCGCGCCGGTGATATCGCACAAACCGATTCGGGCATTGTTTACGAACCGGGTCGTCAAACTCCAATAAAGGCCGACGCTTCCTTGCGCGAGATCTTTCATCTTGTTGCGGCTTCATCCACGCCAATGCCGGTAGTTGATGAAGTTGGGCTTTATAAAGGGTCGATCTCGCAAGGGCATTTATTAAGTTGCCTCGGTAATAGCTGA
- the proX gene encoding glycine betaine/L-proline ABC transporter substrate-binding protein ProX yields MKLANLKKSVVAGVVASVMGTILCSAAFAADANKPGAGVSITPIFPTIAEERFRGEVVVAGLKELGYDVKQPKETDYPAMFLALSYGDADFTVHEWEHLHEAFYEKAGGDDVMVKVGQIMKGVLQGYLIDKKTADAYHIKDLSDLKKPEIAKLFDSNGDGKADLTGCNPGWGCEVMVEHHMKAYGLEPTVVDNRGSYFALMADTIARYQQGKPVLFFTWVPQWISSVLVEGRDVVWLPVPYTDLPDGKESKDTFYEGKNLGFPVDTVNVVMNKEFAEKNPVARKFLSEVSISTADESAQNLKMQQGEKSLADIKRHAAEWIKAHQQSYDSWLSDARAAAK; encoded by the coding sequence ATGAAACTGGCAAATCTCAAGAAAAGCGTCGTAGCGGGTGTGGTTGCTTCAGTCATGGGCACGATCCTGTGCTCGGCAGCGTTCGCGGCGGACGCCAACAAGCCCGGCGCGGGTGTGTCGATCACGCCGATTTTCCCGACCATCGCCGAAGAGCGCTTTCGCGGTGAAGTGGTCGTGGCCGGGCTCAAGGAGCTTGGCTACGACGTCAAGCAGCCGAAGGAGACCGATTACCCGGCGATGTTCCTGGCGCTGTCCTACGGCGACGCGGATTTCACCGTGCATGAGTGGGAGCACCTGCACGAAGCCTTTTATGAAAAGGCCGGCGGCGATGACGTGATGGTCAAGGTCGGGCAGATCATGAAAGGCGTGCTGCAGGGTTACCTGATCGACAAGAAAACCGCAGACGCCTATCACATCAAGGACCTGTCGGATTTGAAGAAACCGGAGATCGCCAAGCTGTTCGACAGCAACGGTGACGGCAAGGCCGACCTGACCGGTTGCAACCCGGGCTGGGGCTGCGAAGTCATGGTCGAGCACCACATGAAGGCCTACGGCCTGGAACCGACCGTCGTCGACAACCGTGGCTCGTACTTCGCATTGATGGCCGACACCATTGCCCGTTACCAGCAAGGCAAACCGGTGCTGTTCTTCACTTGGGTGCCGCAGTGGATTTCCAGCGTGCTGGTCGAAGGCCGCGACGTGGTCTGGCTGCCGGTGCCGTACACCGATCTGCCTGACGGCAAGGAAAGCAAGGACACCTTCTACGAAGGCAAGAACCTCGGCTTCCCGGTGGATACGGTCAACGTTGTCATGAACAAGGAGTTCGCCGAGAAGAACCCGGTGGCCCGCAAGTTCCTCTCCGAAGTCAGCATCAGCACCGCCGACGAAAGCGCGCAGAACCTGAAGATGCAGCAGGGCGAGAAGTCCCTGGCCGACATCAAGCGCCACGCCGCCGAGTGGATCAAGGCCCACCAGCAAAGCTACGACAGCTGGCTGAGCGATGCGCGGGCGGCGGCCAAGTAA
- a CDS encoding LysR family transcriptional regulator, with protein MTKHVDPDTILLKMPSLRAVKAFVAAAKYQSFTRAAEALCVSQAAISRQIRELESYLGAQLFTRVGRAVELTSAGALFFDAAQLSFVNIAQAAERIRSSQSGKKVLTICCSPAFSALWLSNHLPEFFAQSEGIELNLITTQNFLTMEPGVQPDVFITKISRVREGYRSYPLCHDLIYPVCTPQYLEMHPEISTIEGVRDSALLNLSPYGRSQVAEHVDWGVWLAFQAIDIDDRPATSPQIFNANDYNLLISMVLTHQGIALGWNHLVAPLVQQGLLVRPIEQEVQLRNSWHYLACRENADNEDALRRFREWILSKFPRR; from the coding sequence ATGACCAAGCATGTCGACCCCGACACCATCTTGTTGAAGATGCCGTCCTTGAGGGCCGTAAAGGCATTTGTCGCGGCCGCGAAGTACCAGAGTTTCACCCGCGCCGCCGAAGCACTGTGCGTTTCCCAGGCTGCGATCAGCCGGCAGATCCGCGAACTGGAGAGCTACCTGGGGGCACAGTTGTTCACCCGTGTCGGGCGCGCCGTCGAGCTCACGTCGGCGGGCGCGCTGTTCTTTGATGCCGCGCAGCTGTCATTCGTGAACATCGCCCAGGCTGCCGAGCGCATCCGCAGCAGTCAGTCCGGCAAGAAAGTGCTGACCATCTGCTGCTCCCCGGCGTTTTCGGCACTGTGGCTGTCGAATCATCTGCCGGAGTTTTTTGCCCAGAGCGAAGGCATCGAGCTGAACCTGATCACCACCCAGAACTTCCTGACCATGGAACCCGGTGTCCAGCCTGACGTGTTCATCACCAAGATCTCGCGTGTCCGCGAAGGCTACCGCAGCTACCCGTTGTGCCATGACCTGATCTACCCGGTGTGCACGCCGCAGTATCTGGAGATGCATCCGGAGATCTCGACCATCGAGGGTGTGCGCGATTCGGCCCTGCTCAATCTCAGCCCTTACGGGCGCTCGCAAGTGGCAGAGCATGTCGATTGGGGCGTGTGGCTGGCGTTTCAGGCCATCGATATCGATGACCGCCCGGCAACCAGCCCGCAGATTTTCAATGCCAACGACTACAACCTGCTGATCAGCATGGTGCTCACCCATCAAGGCATCGCACTGGGCTGGAATCATCTGGTCGCACCGCTGGTGCAACAGGGCTTGCTGGTGCGCCCGATTGAACAGGAAGTCCAGCTGCGCAACAGCTGGCACTACCTGGCCTGCCGGGAAAATGCGGACAACGAAGACGCCTTGCGCCGGTTTCGTGAATGGATCCTGTCGAAGTTTCCCCGCCGCTAG
- a CDS encoding MmgE/PrpD family protein — MSLYEFYRDFDFLKAPAKTREILQNSLLDIVGVMAGAASNDTSVALRRFAVSHYPAGEYGSRLLFDGQRVSLLGAGWAGGFSADSLDAHEGHFRSKGHAGATVVPALLALADALHHQGKNISGHELLSALCLGYETGLRAGTALMATSPTYHASGGFSAIGVVCAGARLLGFDESTFRHALGIAEYFSARCPMMRLIAFPTMLRDAHGSGAFVGLNALLMAREGVTGAPAETVEDASVAEHWRDLGQRWEIDSQYFKPWPVCRWAQPALTAMLQLQEDNPALNADLIETIRVETFYESMCLQGHTPADADQAQYALAFPLAALIVRGKLGPDEVTGESIHAADIRALSTRIEIVEAADISARFPNEILSRVTVTLKNGTSLVSPVTAARGDPETALSQGELEQKFDLFASSLGSEHRLAVKQAIRSLGQSASAIATLEPIFERAHP; from the coding sequence ATGTCACTCTACGAATTCTACCGCGACTTTGATTTCCTTAAGGCACCGGCCAAGACCCGGGAGATCCTGCAAAACAGCCTGCTGGATATCGTCGGCGTCATGGCCGGTGCCGCGTCCAACGACACGAGTGTGGCGTTGCGCCGTTTCGCCGTTTCGCACTACCCCGCTGGCGAGTACGGCAGCCGTCTGCTGTTCGACGGTCAGCGGGTGAGCCTGCTGGGCGCGGGTTGGGCCGGCGGCTTTTCAGCCGACAGCCTCGATGCCCACGAAGGCCACTTCCGATCCAAGGGGCACGCCGGCGCGACCGTGGTGCCGGCCTTGCTCGCCCTCGCCGATGCCCTGCATCACCAAGGCAAAAACATCAGCGGACATGAGCTGTTGAGCGCTCTGTGCCTCGGCTATGAAACCGGATTGCGCGCCGGAACGGCCTTGATGGCGACCTCCCCGACTTATCACGCGTCCGGCGGTTTTTCGGCGATTGGCGTGGTCTGCGCTGGCGCCCGCTTGCTGGGTTTTGACGAATCGACCTTTCGCCATGCCTTGGGCATTGCCGAGTACTTCAGCGCCCGTTGCCCGATGATGCGCCTGATCGCCTTCCCGACCATGTTGCGCGATGCCCACGGCAGCGGCGCCTTTGTTGGATTGAATGCGCTGCTGATGGCCAGGGAAGGCGTGACCGGCGCGCCGGCGGAAACTGTCGAGGACGCCTCGGTCGCCGAGCACTGGCGTGATCTCGGCCAGCGCTGGGAAATCGACAGCCAGTATTTCAAACCCTGGCCGGTGTGCCGCTGGGCTCAGCCAGCATTGACCGCGATGCTTCAGTTACAAGAAGACAACCCTGCGCTAAACGCTGACCTCATCGAGACAATCCGCGTCGAGACCTTTTACGAGTCGATGTGCCTGCAAGGTCACACTCCGGCGGATGCCGATCAGGCGCAATACGCCCTGGCCTTTCCGCTGGCGGCGCTGATCGTCAGGGGCAAACTCGGGCCGGACGAAGTCACCGGCGAATCCATCCACGCCGCCGACATCCGCGCCTTGAGCACACGCATCGAGATCGTCGAAGCGGCCGATATTTCCGCGCGATTCCCCAATGAAATTCTTTCACGCGTCACCGTCACGCTGAAAAACGGCACTTCGCTTGTCAGCCCGGTCACGGCGGCACGCGGCGATCCCGAAACGGCCTTGAGTCAGGGGGAGCTGGAACAGAAGTTCGACCTGTTCGCCTCAAGCCTCGGCAGCGAACACCGCCTCGCGGTGAAACAGGCGATTCGCAGTCTGGGCCAGTCTGCGTCGGCCATCGCCACGCTTGAGCCGATCTTCGAACGCGCTCACCCATAA
- a CDS encoding aromatic ring-hydroxylating oxygenase subunit alpha has translation MNNKDTVFDLIAQRKPWHSLPGALYKDENVYRQDLEQIWHKDWIFAGHTFEISKPGQYFTLQIGDYPVAVVRGKDGEVRAFHNACRHRGAKICEHEHGKVAKMVCPYHKWTYELDGNLLFAGNMGQDFDKTQYNLKSVHCEIVHSYIYVCVAAKAPDFDGFRKAVSPFIAPHYLDNCKVAFESTIIENGNWKLVFENNRECYHCDGSHPELLKSFVDNLSVGGLSGEDDPQLSAYWNTCEQAGLPSRLVMDINGQYRMTRIPLSSGAVSYTMDGKPAVNGRLDKTAEPDIGALLYFHYPSTWNHFLGDHALSFRVLPISATQTMVTTKWLVPDTAVEGVDYDLERLTKVWIATNDQDRTLVEGTQRGVTSPSYEPGPYSETAETGVCQFDDWYCATMLDRLKGPIPLKSVG, from the coding sequence ATGAACAATAAAGACACCGTGTTTGACCTGATCGCCCAGCGTAAACCCTGGCACTCGCTGCCGGGCGCCCTCTACAAGGATGAAAACGTCTACCGCCAGGACCTCGAACAGATCTGGCACAAGGACTGGATTTTCGCCGGGCACACCTTCGAAATTTCCAAACCCGGCCAGTACTTCACCCTGCAGATCGGTGATTACCCGGTCGCGGTCGTTCGCGGCAAGGATGGCGAGGTTCGGGCGTTCCATAACGCCTGCCGCCATCGCGGCGCCAAAATCTGCGAACACGAGCACGGCAAGGTCGCGAAGATGGTCTGCCCCTATCACAAGTGGACCTACGAGCTGGACGGCAACCTGCTGTTCGCCGGCAACATGGGCCAGGATTTCGACAAGACCCAATACAACCTCAAGTCGGTGCATTGCGAAATCGTGCACAGTTACATCTATGTCTGCGTCGCCGCCAAGGCGCCGGACTTTGACGGCTTTCGCAAGGCCGTCAGCCCGTTCATCGCCCCGCATTACCTCGATAACTGCAAAGTGGCGTTCGAGTCGACCATCATCGAGAACGGAAACTGGAAACTGGTGTTCGAGAACAATCGCGAGTGCTACCACTGCGACGGCTCCCACCCGGAGCTGCTGAAATCCTTCGTCGACAACCTGTCGGTGGGCGGCCTCAGCGGCGAAGACGACCCACAGTTGTCGGCCTACTGGAACACCTGCGAACAGGCCGGATTGCCGAGTCGCCTGGTGATGGACATCAACGGTCAGTACCGCATGACCCGCATTCCGCTGTCCTCCGGTGCCGTCAGCTACACCATGGACGGCAAACCGGCAGTGAACGGGCGTCTGGACAAGACCGCCGAGCCGGACATTGGCGCCTTGCTCTACTTCCATTACCCGTCCACCTGGAACCACTTCCTCGGCGACCATGCGCTGAGCTTCCGGGTGTTGCCGATCAGCGCCACGCAAACCATGGTCACCACCAAATGGCTGGTGCCGGACACGGCGGTGGAAGGCGTGGATTACGACCTCGAACGCCTGACCAAAGTCTGGATTGCCACCAACGATCAGGACCGCACCCTGGTCGAAGGCACCCAGCGTGGCGTGACCTCTCCGTCCTATGAACCGGGGCCGTACTCGGAAACGGCGGAAACCGGCGTCTGCCAGTTCGATGACTGGTACTGCGCCACGATGCTGGACCGGCTCAAGGGGCCGATTCCGTTGAAGTCCGTGGGCTGA
- the yddG gene encoding aromatic amino acid DMT transporter YddG: MQIRGERAATACGLLAIVLWSTAAGLIRGVSEYFGPLGGAAMIYTLGAILLVMFLGRPRLRSTSILYLLLGSGLFVAYEVCLSLALGFASDRQQAIELGVVNYLWPCLTVVLAIFMNGQKTRWFIVPGSALALFGILWVVSGQGLSLPGIIANVNSNPLSYSLALACAITFALYCNVTRRYANGQSLVVLFFVLTAIVLWVKWGFSSERISAFTLGNSLELIATGIAMAGGYALWNIGILRGNLTLLATASYGAPVLSSAFAALWLGVSLQMQFWQGAVLVTVGSLICWQATRQRQIS; this comes from the coding sequence ATGCAGATAAGAGGCGAGCGCGCCGCCACGGCGTGCGGGCTGTTGGCGATTGTGTTGTGGAGCACCGCTGCCGGGTTGATCAGGGGCGTCAGTGAATATTTCGGTCCTCTGGGCGGGGCCGCGATGATTTACACCCTGGGGGCGATCCTGCTGGTGATGTTTCTCGGGCGACCGCGTCTTCGCTCCACGTCAATACTCTATCTCCTGCTCGGCAGTGGGTTGTTCGTTGCGTATGAGGTGTGTCTGTCTTTGGCGCTGGGGTTTGCCAGTGACCGGCAACAGGCGATCGAACTGGGCGTGGTCAATTACCTGTGGCCGTGCCTGACGGTGGTGCTGGCGATCTTCATGAACGGGCAGAAGACCCGTTGGTTCATCGTTCCCGGCAGTGCGCTCGCGCTGTTTGGCATTCTCTGGGTGGTCAGCGGTCAGGGCCTGTCGCTGCCGGGGATCATCGCCAACGTCAATTCCAATCCCCTGAGTTACAGCCTGGCGCTGGCCTGTGCGATCACGTTTGCGCTGTATTGCAACGTCACACGCCGCTATGCCAACGGGCAGAGTCTGGTGGTGCTGTTTTTCGTGCTGACGGCCATTGTGCTGTGGGTGAAGTGGGGCTTCAGCAGTGAACGGATTTCTGCATTCACGCTGGGCAACTCCCTGGAACTGATCGCCACCGGCATCGCCATGGCCGGCGGTTATGCGCTGTGGAACATCGGCATCCTGCGCGGCAACCTGACTTTGCTTGCGACCGCATCCTACGGCGCGCCGGTGCTGTCGTCGGCGTTCGCCGCGCTGTGGCTGGGTGTCAGTCTGCAGATGCAGTTCTGGCAGGGCGCGGTGCTGGTGACCGTGGGTTCGTTGATCTGCTGGCAGGCGACGCGGCAACGTCAGATCTCCTGA
- the proW gene encoding glycine betaine/L-proline ABC transporter permease ProW → MSDFNFLDPFQSLNIPLGSWVETALKYLVHNFRDVFRSIRWPVDQVLDGVQWGLLSLPPTVFIIIAGLISWQIGGKRIAIFSVATLTGLGLIGVWNDAMVTLALVLTSLLFCAVIGIPLGILCARSDRTEMVIRPVLDAMQTLPAFVYLVPVVMLFGIGNVPGVIVTIIFSVAPLVRLTNLGIRQVPADKVEAARAFGCTPMQMLMKVQLPLAAPTMMAGLNQTLMLSLSMVVVASMISVGGLGLMVLSGIGRLDMGLASVGGAGLVLLAVFLDRLTQAMGERSADLATGQRWYESGPVGLVMKLKKKKNVARAVIN, encoded by the coding sequence ATGTCCGACTTTAACTTTCTGGATCCCTTCCAGAGTTTGAATATTCCGCTGGGGTCGTGGGTTGAAACGGCTCTTAAATATCTGGTGCATAACTTCCGGGATGTCTTCCGCTCGATTCGCTGGCCGGTCGATCAGGTACTCGACGGCGTCCAGTGGGGGCTGCTTTCGCTGCCGCCGACGGTGTTCATCATCATCGCCGGGCTGATCAGCTGGCAGATCGGCGGCAAACGCATCGCGATCTTCAGCGTGGCAACCCTTACGGGGCTTGGGCTGATCGGCGTGTGGAACGACGCGATGGTCACCTTGGCACTGGTGCTGACCTCGCTGTTGTTCTGCGCGGTGATCGGGATTCCGCTGGGCATTCTGTGTGCCCGCAGCGACCGCACGGAAATGGTCATCCGCCCGGTGCTCGATGCCATGCAGACCCTGCCGGCGTTCGTGTACCTGGTGCCGGTGGTGATGCTGTTCGGCATCGGCAACGTGCCGGGTGTGATTGTCACGATCATCTTCTCCGTCGCGCCGCTGGTACGGCTGACCAACCTCGGCATTCGTCAGGTGCCGGCGGACAAGGTCGAAGCGGCGCGGGCCTTTGGCTGCACACCGATGCAGATGCTGATGAAGGTTCAATTGCCGCTGGCCGCGCCAACCATGATGGCCGGTTTGAACCAGACCTTGATGTTGTCGCTGTCGATGGTGGTAGTCGCCTCGATGATTTCGGTCGGGGGGCTGGGGCTGATGGTGCTCAGCGGCATCGGTCGCCTCGACATGGGCCTGGCCAGTGTCGGCGGAGCAGGGCTGGTGTTGCTGGCGGTGTTCCTTGATCGCCTGACCCAGGCCATGGGTGAACGCAGTGCCGATCTGGCCACCGGGCAGCGCTGGTATGAAAGCGGCCCGGTCGGCCTGGTCATGAAGTTGAAGAAAAAGAAGAACGTTGCTCGTGCGGTTATTAACTGA
- a CDS encoding NAD(P)/FAD-dependent oxidoreductase: MKVSSLPADDDSCGWFHLSRPRSPEPGHRGHRSARWVVVGAGFTGLAAARQLALNFPDDEVVLIEAQEVGLGPSGRNAGFAIDLPHDIGAEDYIGDINLARISLKLNLEGQSILRNLVDQFGIDCQMKACGKYQAAVEERGIAVLEAYRRGLDKLGQPYQMIEAEELPEHLGTRFYRKALFTPGAVLVQPSALVKGLADSLPANVTLYEHTPILEVEYGAKTLLKHAHGSITADKLILANNSFGMRFGFLQGRMLPIYTYASITRPLTDEEQVRLGGKPFWGAIPADPFGTTVRRTPDNRLLIRNSFSFNPDGRSNSKYNERFVRRHRASFDQRFPMLPGVKFEYTWGGALAMSRNHNGFFGELAPNVYGALGCNGLGVTRGTVTGKLLADWLAGERDGLIDFLLQAPGPSGNPPEPFLSLGVNMNLKWGQYRAGRES, translated from the coding sequence ATGAAAGTCAGTTCGCTGCCCGCCGATGATGACAGCTGTGGCTGGTTCCACCTGAGCCGGCCACGCAGCCCCGAGCCTGGCCATCGCGGCCACCGTTCGGCGCGTTGGGTCGTCGTGGGTGCCGGCTTCACCGGTCTGGCGGCGGCACGCCAGCTCGCGCTGAACTTCCCCGACGATGAAGTGGTGCTGATCGAAGCGCAGGAAGTGGGGTTGGGGCCGTCCGGTCGCAATGCCGGTTTCGCGATCGATCTGCCCCACGACATCGGGGCCGAGGACTATATCGGTGATATCAATCTGGCCAGGATCAGTCTGAAGCTGAACCTGGAGGGTCAGTCGATCCTGCGCAATCTGGTCGATCAGTTCGGTATCGATTGCCAGATGAAAGCCTGCGGCAAGTATCAGGCCGCCGTGGAGGAACGCGGAATCGCGGTGCTGGAAGCTTATCGCCGAGGGCTCGACAAGCTCGGTCAGCCGTATCAGATGATCGAGGCCGAAGAACTGCCCGAGCATCTGGGCACCCGTTTCTATCGCAAGGCGTTGTTCACCCCCGGGGCGGTGCTGGTTCAGCCGTCGGCGCTGGTGAAGGGCCTGGCGGACAGTTTGCCGGCGAACGTCACCCTCTACGAACACACGCCGATTCTGGAAGTGGAATACGGCGCCAAGACGTTGCTCAAGCACGCTCACGGCAGTATCACTGCCGACAAACTGATCCTGGCCAACAACTCGTTCGGCATGCGCTTCGGTTTTCTGCAGGGCCGCATGTTGCCGATCTACACCTACGCCAGCATCACCCGCCCGCTGACCGATGAAGAGCAGGTGCGTCTGGGCGGCAAACCGTTCTGGGGCGCGATCCCGGCCGACCCGTTCGGCACCACGGTGCGGCGCACTCCCGACAATCGTTTGCTGATCCGCAACAGTTTCAGCTTCAACCCCGATGGCCGTAGCAACAGCAAATACAACGAGCGCTTCGTGCGCCGGCACCGCGCGTCGTTCGATCAGCGTTTCCCGATGCTGCCGGGGGTGAAGTTCGAATACACCTGGGGCGGGGCGCTGGCCATGTCGCGGAACCACAACGGCTTCTTCGGCGAACTGGCGCCGAACGTTTACGGCGCGCTGGGCTGCAATGGCCTGGGCGTCACCCGTGGCACGGTCACCGGCAAGTTGCTGGCCGACTGGCTGGCCGGGGAGCGCGACGGCTTGATCGATTTCCTGCTGCAGGCCCCGGGGCCGTCGGGCAACCCGCCCGAACCTTTTCTGTCGCTGGGCGTGAACATGAACCTGAAGTGGGGGCAATACCGCGCCGGCCGCGAAAGTTGA